A single genomic interval of Armigeres subalbatus isolate Guangzhou_Male chromosome 1, GZ_Asu_2, whole genome shotgun sequence harbors:
- the LOC134219841 gene encoding tRNA-specific adenosine deaminase 2, translating to MEHFMEQALEQARKAEHLKEVPVGCVFVYRGEIIANGCNLVNETKNATRHVEFICIDQVLEYCKTNGLKHADVFREVTVVVTVEPCIMCAAALIELNVHEVIYGCKNDRFGGCTVLNVPGLLKTNIPIRGGVRADEAMELLKEFYKGENPSAPVPKVKSKN from the coding sequence ATGGAGCATTTTATGGAACAAGCCCTGGAACAGGCACGCAAAGCGGAACATCTGAAGGAAGTCCCGGTGGGGTGTGTTTTTGTCTATCGTGGTGAAATAATCGCCAACGGGTGCAATCTGGTgaatgaaacgaaaaatgcaACACGCCATGTGGAATTTATCTGCATCGATCAAGTGCTGGAATACTGCAAGACTAATGGCTTGAAGCATGCCGACGTATTCCGAGAAGTGACCGTAGTGGTGACGGTTGAACCGTGTATAATGTGTGCAGCGGCACTGATCGAGTTGAATGTACATGAAGTGATCTACGGATGCAAGAACGATCGCTTCGGAGGCTGCACCGTGCTGAATGTTCCGGGGTTGCTCAAGACTAACATTCCCATACGTGGTGGAGTCAGAGCAGATGAAGCAATGGAACTGCTTAAGGAGTTCTACAAAGGAGAAAATCCTTCAGCACCCGTTCCTAAGGTAAAATCAAAGAACTAA